AAATAAACAAACCTCTCCAGCATGGAGAGGTTATTTTTTCCCAGCTTTCCCTCAATGACCTCATCTGTCAGGAATATTCTTCCCGCAGGACTTGGCACCTTACGTGAGGTTGCCGGGTTTCATCGGGCCAGTCCCTCCACCTCTCTTGATGAGCACAGAAACAATTAGCAAAATTGCCAGATTCATTTTAGCAAAGCAGGCACTTTGTGTCAAATAGAATCTATTCTTCTCCCTTTGGCATATCCAGGTTCTGTAAATCCACTAGCACAGCATCCTTGCCAAACTTTTTAACCTGTTCCCAGGGAATGATCATATCCCGACCGGCTCCCAGCAAGCCAAGATAACGACGGGGCGCCTGCAGTACAATGG
This genomic interval from Desulforamulus reducens MI-1 contains the following:
- a CDS encoding PRC-barrel domain-containing protein; the encoded protein is MIKATQLSSKDIVNLTDGAKLGPVKDLHIDPETGKVLAIVLQAPRRYLGLLGAGRDMIIPWEQVKKFGKDAVLVDLQNLDMPKGEE